The proteins below come from a single Bombus pyrosoma isolate SC7728 linkage group LG10, ASM1482585v1, whole genome shotgun sequence genomic window:
- the LOC122571855 gene encoding putative uncharacterized protein DDB_G0275629 has product MKTTSTTTITTTTTSTTTSTTTTTTTTSTTTTTTTSSTTTTTTTKILYHVTQKP; this is encoded by the coding sequence ATGAAAACAACATCTACTACCACCATCACTACAACCACTACTTCTACTACTACTTctactaccactactactactactacttctactactactactactactacttcTTCTACTACTACAACAACCACAACAaaaatactatatcacgtcaCGCAAAAACCATAA